The Risungbinella massiliensis sequence TAGTTGAAAAGGAAGGGAAAGTCATCGGATTTTGTAACTTCTATCCTACATATGTGATTGATGAATTGCCTAACTTCCCGGAACATTTACATGTAGATACCGTCTGTGTATTACCTGAATATCGTGGACAAGGAATTGCAAAGAATATATATGCAAAATTAATGGAATATACGCGGGAAACAAAAGGATTAGAATATATCGGCTTGGCAACATGGAGTGAAAATTGGATTCAAGAAGGCATCATGTCTAGTCTCGAATTTGAGGAAATAGGGAGACTGGAAAACGCACGAGATCAAGGTGTGGATACTGTCTGGTATGGTAAAAAAATAAGATAGCTAATGACGAATTGATTTTATAAACGAGAAGTATAATGTAAAACAATACGAACTCAAATATAAAAAGCTTGTACCTGACTCAAAAAAGTAGAGAAGGTACAAGCTTTTCGTCCTATTTATGAGTAGTATCTTGTTGTATTTTTTCCGTACGAATATCTTTTATCCAATAATAGACTGTGCTTATAATAAAACAACCTACTAGTAACTGTATCACAAAACTAGTCATGAACTATCCGTCCTTTCCCAAACTGTTTTGTGTACACTTGATGGTTGCGTTGAAGTAACGGATATAGTTTCTTACGATCCACCCATAAAAGTGCTGCTGACATCAGGGTTAAGATGGTACTGAGATCTTGTACTCCAATGTCAAAACAGTAGTTAACCATCATGACGTTCACAGCGATCGGGAAGTAGATCATCGCCCCAATCGTATA is a genomic window containing:
- a CDS encoding GNAT family N-acetyltransferase, yielding MQYYIVDKLDDDEKLEQVLEILIQCDQEFFPSLSSKRGSDTISQSTRLLQYLSEKDLEGHGYVLVEKEGKVIGFCNFYPTYVIDELPNFPEHLHVDTVCVLPEYRGQGIAKNIYAKLMEYTRETKGLEYIGLATWSENWIQEGIMSSLEFEEIGRLENARDQGVDTVWYGKKIR